TACTGTTGTCGGGGCCGGTTGCGTTATTTTCacctgaaaaaaagttattctgtatttttttctttttcgtttcTTCAATTATATtgcaagaaatacaaaaaaaaatgtaggtgtatgtagtatattttgaaaatagtttttgttgtgTTTACGGTTGTATGATTACATTCTGTTGGCTCGCTGCTTCCCTGTCGAGATAAACTGCTTGCTTGTCGTCGCATTGTGTGCAAATTTATTGCaaccaactattttttttattatttttcgagTGTTTTTTCgtatacatttttcttttattttgttgaattttttaaattccattttcaaaaatatgattttttgaaaaatgtttatatcAACATAAAGGTTAGTTGGTTTGTGTAATAATGCTAaatgtgcaaaattttcaagtctTTTCGGTCTGTGGAAATAATTTTGTAGTGTTGCAGCTTTAAACACAAaacattttgttgttgtatactTTTCCACTTATAATAAttggcatttttgttttttttttgcatttgtggCGAATTCAGTTCAAGgaagttaaaaaatatcaaagaaaaaaaaaactttctaataGGAATGAATTGGTCTGGTCTGGTCGGTTGGTTGTTGGTTGGTTTTGGGTCTTGGCGAGGACCAGCCAGCAGCAGCAGAAGCACAGAGGGGCTATACACAAGAGTTCCATACCACTTTACACGTAGAGTGAACCTGCTACACCGGTTTGGGCGGTGGAAGCAATAGAAAAGTGTGATCGAAATCATTTCCAGAAATATGTGTACATTTTGAGTGtcttaagaaatagttttttttgtttttctaatttaattttgtaaaagaaGTTTTTGATGTGGAtcagataaaacaaaaaatgtaattataattaatgatcttgattttgttttgttattttgtgtttgaatgatttcattttggaaaaaaaataagacctCCTCGATTCAATGGTgtatacatgttttttttttcttgaattttttagcTACTCGAAGCTAAACAAAATCGAATTTGTGGTGACGGTTGACATCGTACCTATAATTCCTTGCGATCAAATCGGATTGGATCGAATCGGTGGTGTGCGAAATGAAATTCTTTAGCTATATTCACGTTTATTTTGagagacacaacaaaaaaaaaagaaaaaaaatatacaaaaaaaaatgcctctTAGGGGAAAAATAGCTTGCAAAATATTGATATCAAGTTTTTGTTTCAGTTTGGTTATATCAACTTAATTTATGGTTATTTATATATCTGCTTCTGCttcattggaaaattttgtttctgcaAAAGAAAATCAAATGCTCTTCCTGTTTTTATCCATTTGGTAatgtagaaaacaaaattttaattaattcactgaaaatgattgttttgatCATATGTCTTACATTCAAGTTTATTAATGTCTAGAGTGAAGATTTATGTATGTGAATCTTCAAGGTAACATAAGTTGacttaaataaaactattttaaaggtCATAAGTTAACATATTTTCAAATCCCAACAAACTTAATAATATGTCTTTTAAATGTACCTACAATGtgctttgaaaagaaaattgtttaatttgtatcttaattttaaaagtattacctattaatttgtttgttttgataaattaataaattcaaaaatattaagaacagtttttaatgttaaatattttcgaaaaaatattaaaaaattattaatttatcaaataaaaatttaataagaaaagaaataggtacaactttaatttaaaatattaattttaaaagtttgtttacgttctttttcgttaaaaacaagaatattttttatcacAAAGCATCGTTTATCGTTACTATGTATTTGTCCAACGGCTATATTAATAGATGTGATATTGTAAAAAGTCAgtattatgtattttgaaaaatatttgcattacattaatgaggtgtatgtatttttttgctcAGTAAGTGCGCTTACtgctaaaaagaaaaatagaactagcagaatttattttcaaatttttatggggcaaaaattttaatagtagattctaaaaaccaataaaaattagaaaaaaattatcatagaaaatcaaaatattatagacagaatttttttagaaaataaaaacaaaagttcataaatttttgataaatcaattttttggaaaaaagtgaaTTCTTTTGTTACGAAatatgaaatgataaaatatcacACTCGTaacttttgataatttttcatcGTTTTGTGTCCTGTGGAAGGGATTCTGCAACATTTATATTAggatgcaaaattttatttaatgcagTCAACTTTAGGGGgctaattagtttttatttttataagtttttaaaaatttaagtttcgaaaaaacgttttgatttaaaggttaaaaactGTTTAtgggaacacaaaaaaaatctgtaaattttcaagttttaaaatAGTTGATAGCTTccatataaaataacaaaactgaCCGTTGAAATCTGTTGTTCTGTTTAAAACAtataaacacattttatttcgatcaaaaacagatgtatttatttaaaaaaaaagcaccatAGAAGCTGTTTTTGAGGTAAAGAACCAAACATAATtggatacttctttttttttaattaaaaaaaaattcacttaaacTATTCAGCAATATAACATCATtaacaacaaaattatatttttgtatgtggtagaaaattatatttatctGAAGGATTTTAACGAAccggaaaccaaaaaaaaaaaaaaactaaaacgtcTCGTTatcgagatattaaaaaaaaaaaaactaaattgttccaaaaattgtaaaaacttttatttggggTTGCTCTAGAATCTATAGATTACCGTGAATTTTTTTGGCTCAAAATTTGTAACACCATTCGAAAGAACTTATCTtctgttaataatttaattCCAAACTAACCATCattgttatttttcttgaacaaattgttAGTTTGTTGTGAGCCTTCGATTAAAACTATATAATTTCGAAAGGCGTTCTAATTCTAAATGAAAGATTGCACATACCTTTAATTCAATgtgcaaaaattttgtttcttcatttgcatttatttaattttcatccCTTTTTCTGTCTTCGAAAAGGAATGCATACTAATTGAGGTGTAGATTGTagaataaaaagatttttgcattgctatcatcaaaaaaaaaaaacaaaacaaacaaacacattCTTTAAAAAGGTAACCAAGCTAATCCAATTCCACCAAGTCATTAATgttatttctattattttttttctaaccctACCCACTAAACTGAGTGGATAATCCAACATGGAATTCTCTTTTCCAAGGGTTACAAGAGATTTACAAATTCTTTCTTTTGCATTCAACCCCAAACAGAGTAGATTCTTTTTCTATCTTCTTGCCATTTCAATGTTGGAAAAGTATCGCATTGATGTTTTTCAAGGAGATGTGTTAACAATTGAGttttaaataagatttaaaaataaactttctttttttttaaagaaactccAAGATGCTGCCAGGACGTacttaaatcatttttacaaattttaattgagAACTTGAAACTACGagataagcaaacaaaaaaaaaactgaaaaaatgcatGAACTCTTCACGACAGTGCTTTCAAAACGTGATCTCTCTCGGGCAGGTGATCTATTTTCTGTATCGGATTCAGAAATTGTCAATGACATAACACAAGTTGTAAGTATtccattatttttctatataaaacaaTATCTAAAACTATTTTGTAAAGCTTCTAGAAATTGGACCAATCATCTCGCAACCAGATTACTTAAAGAACAATAATGACCAATCTGTAGTGGAAATTTGTGTTACTCGAATACTTTCATGTATTCGAGAAACTAAGACAGCCGAACGATATTGTTCGGCTTTAGTGGATTTACTGAAAACATGCCTCCTTTGGCCACTTCAGCCACATGGACCGATGAAAGAGGATCCTCCTCATGCGAAAATAGCTGCCGATATTATATCCAGTATTTTTCTGGTAAAATATAATCATAGTTAAGCAGTGAAAAAGTCATGATTGATTGGTTTTCAAATATTCCAGAATTATGACAAGAAGGAATTAATGAATATATCTCTGCCTGTGGCTGTTCAATTCCTTCCAAAAGGCAACAAAGAACTATCAAGGAATTTGGCAAGTTACTTGTCATTGGCTGCTATTGACTATGCTTATTTATTAAGTCCTCATGTTGACTCAATTATGGATTCAATACTTGCTggtttgcatattttttagcCCTGTTTcttcttcaaatttaaaactatgtaTTTTCTTATATCATTAAGGTAACTATGGACTATGCCGTGTTCTTTCGCAAATCTATGAGGTATCACCACAACAAGTTTCACCACATGCTCCAGTGCTTATAGGACTTTTGCCACAATGTGATTTACAGGAAAAACTTGCTCTTCTACAACTTTATATATTAATTGCACAAAAAACACCAACcgtataaatattttcttacttttattgaatatttatttacaaGCTTTCATTTATGCATTTAAGGTCCTTGAAAATAGTGTACCAGAATTATGTGAATTTCTTTTCAATTCGGAAACAGCAACATCAACAATgcaaatacttttaaaaattgctGAATCATCTCCGAAATTAATTGTTGaacattttgataaaatcaAATTGACAGCAAAAAATAATCCAACAACAATCTCATTGGCTGCACAAGTACTTGCAACAGCTGGACGAAATAATAAGGTAAACTATAccaatttatgtatgtatattatttttagtCGCTTATTCACGTGAAGCATGATAAGTACTAATAAATTGTAAGATCGATATTGTAGTAATTTTACTTGTAatatgttatattttttaaagatcaattaagaaaatattaaatttttagatATTGTCTTTAAATGATAAGTGAAGATCTAAAGAATTGAGTACCTAGCTTTTTATTTTGAGGCGGAGATATAAAGAGAAGaagttgccttaaaaaaaacaacggtGTAAAAATGATTGACCTTGGAATATTATAGGGTTTTCGGttgataaatttatattttgatctttaaattgatttttttttactatagtttaagtttttagattttcttttatttgttataaTGTGTGTGTGTAATTGTTTCTGTGAACCAGGTAGCGCACAAAGGGTTATTTGACCCAAAAAggtaatcaaaattatttgttggtatttttaaatgaaaaagatttttaaaaagtgtaattaataaatacaaaaattaattatcatattttacaatttttacaatttgtttaaaataataaaatatttcaatttaaaaaagttacacatacgccacagtgacccacagTTAGGACACACCATTGTATCGCAAGCGAAAATCGGTATTTTTACCCACTAAGCCATgcataaaacaaaatggcggaagTTGGCggaactttttattttcttacataATAGGGAAAAATACTGCGAAAGGGATACTATATACCTTTTTTGAACTCTCACCTGAaatgatcaaaattaaaaaaatgaacttgcttaatcgaaaaaaatatgctttatATAAAGTTAATACTTTTAtctttaaagacaaaaaaaaaacgcttcaaaataaaaaatatccacAGTAAATCCACCTtataaaaaacatctttaaacAAAATCGCCCAAAAAAAAGGTCGATCCGGCAAGCAAGAATAAAAGTAATGGATCGACATGTCGTGGTAAATATGGTTGCCACATGATGCAGGGCCTATTTATCTATGAAATGACGGGTAAACTTTCGGTCGGTCTCAGTTGTCAGAACTGCTTCCATTTGCACTCAACATTatttaaagtcaaaaaattgtCAAACTGATGGTTGTCAAATTATGATGCATAGTGATGTTAGTAAAAGAGGAGTGAATCTGCTGAAAAATCCAGACCCGGAAAATTGATCtaagatgaaaaaataaatcaatttttttgcccAATATACAATATATACATAAtacaaaattgtcaattttttgaccgatctaaataaaaaaataaatagatttttataacAAACGAAAACCCTATTATAAATGTCATGAGCCCTGTTTGTAGAAAAATTCTCcaaaaatatgtaaacaaaaattacggcgcatttatttacaaattgtATGCTCTTCAAACTCCATTTGGGCAGTttcatggtaactcacgttacattcacaaaaatgtccaatacataaatacatagatttttttctttgtcaattttaatataaattgatacgaaaataCTGTCCATTAATgtagcataactattactttcataattaattaaaacatttttctttatttttaggaATTGTTTGGGAAAAATTAAAGTCTGTTAACAATCACGAGGGGATATTGACATCGTCACTATTAGGTTCATCTTGTTTTCTCTGGGCTTGTTTTTCCGTAATGTTCATGTCCAATTCTTCTGTAGTTTGCAAGTGTATGCTTTAAAAATGTTCCCAGAATTAAATTTCTAGCCATAaggaaatacaacaaaaaatcttttcttgcaactaccacaaagagttgccgtttgtaaataataatttgctatttgaaaaagtaaaaaaaatgcataatttgttcaaaattcgtgtccactttttcatttaattgcccattttaggaaaaaatttaactcaatttGTTTCCACTATACATTTATTCACAAGTTCTTTGTGTTTGTGTTGTTACTCATGTTGACTGCAATGGCCTGCTCTTTACTTAAGGTATACAATTTGTACAAATTCCAAGACCAAAGGTTTTGCCTTGAGAAAATTAAAGCGTATAGGTACTTTAGCTTAAGACTTGCATTCTATTCGTACACacaaattaagacaaaaaattaggttttagctttttctaaaaaaaaaagattgaggATATTATGTATAATAAACTATAACTGGCGCGAAGTTTTAAACGATCTAGTAAAATGTTAAAtccattttagtaagttactaaatCAAAAAGCAGACCGATTTTGAACTTAGTAAATAACTCAAATAGCTTAAGCATTCTACTAAATCGTTCAAAATTATTCGCCATTGATTTTAGATCTTTGAACTATCTTCAACTTAAcctaaaataattcaaaaaaaaaaaatattatttttttgtttcaattacgCTAGGATACAGCACAATATGCTCTTGACTTCGTGCTTGAACATTTACCGCATGCTGATCGTACTGCACAAACAATATTACTGCATGAAGCAACAATGTTATGCTCAACGTTTCCAATTCTATTTAACGACAAAGTACTGGCATGTGTTCGACAAAAGAACATTATAAGGTTGCTTAacttatctaatttttttttattgttgtttttaattaattaattgtaaATACTAATATATTTCATAATTATTATCATGTTGTAATGGCAGTCAGCAAAAACTTTCTGTTTCGACTGAAGTTAATGCTGATGGTAATAAGACTTCGGGCGGTGTGACAATTGTCAATTTAAACTCAACACCGATAACAATGGGTTCAACAAGTGCCCAACACCACCAGCCAACAACTACCACAATATCAACAGACATTTCACGCAGCCGACATATTGTGAGTAGCAGCAGCACTGTGATAAGTAAAAAGAGTCGAAGTAGTCCGAGTAGTCCCAAGGACGTTAGGAAATCTATTGCTGTACCAAGTAATGTAAAAATCTGTAAGTagttttggaacttttttactAAGGTTGAAACACTTAAACGACATAAAATCATTAGCTACTGTAAATGCACCTGCAAGTTTACCTTTGCAAGTGCCTCCGGTGACACCAGTCCAAAACACTGCACCAGCAGTACCACCAACACCCCCTCATACGGGCTACACTCGTCGTGCAAAGTTGGGTGACTCAAGAAGTACAGGACGATTGCATCCATCTAGCAATACACATAGAAGCATGACTCGCCTTAATGTTACTGGTAAGTCACCTTACTATAAGCCTTAAAAAGTTaaatcttttgtttattttttaggaGGATCAGTTGGAGGTCTTCACAAAAGTATGACTCGTTTAAGCTCCTCCCAGCATATAAACCAGAACGGATCAAGCTCCAATAATGCAGCCCCAAATTCGGCAGCAAACAGTCAGTCTAGTGGAAATGTAATCGTCCAAATGGCAGCTTCccatcaaaaacaaataaactctCCCGCAGCACATAACCCAACTTACATAACACCAGTACCCCCGTTAAGTAATAATGTCATCATCACTGGACATAACAAATGGGGAATTCCATCGACACAAGTCACTTCTGGTGGTGTTACCGTCACTACTTCCCCAAATAAATGTCGACCACATTCGCAAGGTCCAACAACTCTGCTGAGTTCAAGTAGTGCCTTGCTAAAGTATAGCACAGATGCATTGAATCAATCAATTGGTAAGAAAATAACCCCAACCAAAACACTCTAAATGACTTTTGATTAATAGGATCGATTTCAATACCACAAAATACAGTATCGGTACATCATGCATCGCCAGCGTTGCCACCATTGAATGGAAATCAAAAATCTGTGATGAAATTACCTGTCAATGGATCGGTTTGTTCAAAttctttcattttgtttcataaattttaatcaTAAATATATCTCAATTTAAGAGCAATCATGAAGTAGTAGTTTCGGGGCCGACAACAAATGTTACACCACGTCGAAATGATAATACAAGTCGAACCTTATTGAATGCGAACAATAGCATTTTGGATCAGCGTATGAGCACTTTTGAACCATATCAATATATGCGCGATCCAGTGCAGCAATTTTGTGAAAAACATTTTCCCTCCATCAAAAGTTATATGGATGAAGTTTCAAACTTTTTGCCACCTCCAACAAGATGTAGTATAGAaggtaaatattattttatttttaaagtttattttacttttgattcaaaaaatataCGAGTACTGTGGCGCATATGATCctacttattaaataaaataacattttttgtcatagaaccgttttcttgatttctgacttcctCGTAAACCATTTAAccgattacaaaaaaaattgtacaaaaccGTTTTAGTAGGTAAcggttaatttaaaaattaaaaaaaaatttacaactatttcaagtttttttttttagaaaaatcaattttttgaaaacggataatgaaattttcaaatatgtGTAGAAATAATATGAAAGTAttccaattttttacttgcgatatacata
This DNA window, taken from Episyrphus balteatus chromosome 2, idEpiBalt1.1, whole genome shotgun sequence, encodes the following:
- the LOC129912499 gene encoding protein melted isoform X1 gives rise to the protein MHELFTTVLSKRDLSRAGDLFSVSDSEIVNDITQVLLEIGPIISQPDYLKNNNDQSVVEICVTRILSCIRETKTAERYCSALVDLLKTCLLWPLQPHGPMKEDPPHAKIAADIISSIFLNYDKKELMNISLPVAVQFLPKGNKELSRNLASYLSLAAIDYAYLLSPHVDSIMDSILAGNYGLCRVLSQIYEVSPQQVSPHAPVLIGLLPQCDLQEKLALLQLYILIAQKTPTVLENSVPELCEFLFNSETATSTMQILLKIAESSPKLIVEHFDKIKLTAKNNPTTISLAAQVLATAGRNNKDTAQYALDFVLEHLPHADRTAQTILLHEATMLCSTFPILFNDKVLACVRQKNIISQQKLSVSTEVNADGNKTSGGVTIVNLNSTPITMGSTSAQHHQPTTTTISTDISRSRHIVSSSSTVISKKSRSSPSSPKDVRKSIAVPSNVKISTVNAPASLPLQVPPVTPVQNTAPAVPPTPPHTGYTRRAKLGDSRSTGRLHPSSNTHRSMTRLNVTGGSVGGLHKSMTRLSSSQHINQNGSSSNNAAPNSAANSQSSGNVIVQMAASHQKQINSPAAHNPTYITPVPPLSNNVIITGHNKWGIPSTQVTSGGVTVTTSPNKCRPHSQGPTTLLSSSSALLKYSTDALNQSIGSISIPQNTVSVHHASPALPPLNGNQKSVMKLPVNGSSNHEVVVSGPTTNVTPRRNDNTSRTLLNANNSILDQRMSTFEPYQYMRDPVQQFCEKHFPSIKSYMDEVSNFLPPPTRCSIEEITILERRTKKVAKLHFACQIRGQHCLYSKTCFTMRTRNPKTWIHLMFLDFQVRHFVKEKCVLSTREPGISNLKNIWQILKCESRTFTELVTSQFPNTKEREVLVNELRHSGFLDVFEVSKTDQSNPNCNELEYQWGCFLCNHPDKAVGFFSGSNQPVIEGQLKEKKGKWRLFRRWRTRYFTLSGAHLSCKGSSGGESIDVNQIRSVKVSRGARNIPKAFEIFTADQTLILKPKDGKNAEEWVQYLSIVVAHSQARDNPTVKTNSLPARGLGTSKPAF
- the LOC129912499 gene encoding protein melted isoform X2, with product MHELFTTVLSKRDLSRAGDLFSVSDSEIVNDITQVLLEIGPIISQPDYLKNNNDQSVVEICVTRILSCIRETKTAERYCSALVDLLKTCLLWPLQPHGPMKEDPPHAKIAADIISSIFLNYDKKELMNISLPVAVQFLPKGNKELSRNLASYLSLAAIDYAYLLSPHVDSIMDSILAGNYGLCRVLSQIYEVSPQQVSPHAPVLIGLLPQCDLQEKLALLQLYILIAQKTPTVLENSVPELCEFLFNSETATSTMQILLKIAESSPKLIVEHFDKIKLTAKNNPTTISLAAQVLATAGRNNKDTAQYALDFVLEHLPHADRTAQTILLHEATMLCSTFPILFNDKVLACVRQKNIISQQKLSVSTEVNADGNKTSGGVTIVNLNSTPITMGSTSAQHHQPTTTTISTDISRSRHIVSSSSTVISKKSRSSPSSPKDVRKSIAVPSNVKISTVNAPASLPLQVPPVTPVQNTAPAVPPTPPHTGYTRRAKLGDSRSTGRLHPSSNTHRSMTRLNVTGGSVGGLHKSMTRLSSSQHINQNGSSSNNAAPNSAANSQSSGNVIVQMAASHQKQINSPAAHNPTYITPVPPLSNNVIITGHNKWGIPSTQVTSGGVTVTTSPNKCRPHSQGPTTLLSSSSALLKYSTDALNQSIGSISIPQNTVSVHHASPALPPLNGNQKSVMKLPVNGSSNHEVVVSGPTTNVTPRRNDNTSRTLLNANNSILDQRMSTFEPYQYMRDPVQQFCEKHFPSIKSYMDEVSNFLPPPTRCSIEERRTKKVAKLHFACQIRGQHCLYSKTCFTMRTRNPKTWIHLMFLDFQVRHFVKEKCVLSTREPGISNLKNIWQILKCESRTFTELVTSQFPNTKEREVLVNELRHSGFLDVFEVSKTDQSNPNCNELEYQWGCFLCNHPDKAVGFFSGSNQPVIEGQLKEKKGKWRLFRRWRTRYFTLSGAHLSCKGSSGGESIDVNQIRSVKVSRGARNIPKAFEIFTADQTLILKPKDGKNAEEWVQYLSIVVAHSQARDNPTVKTNSLPARGLGTSKPAF